From a region of the Equus przewalskii isolate Varuska chromosome 2, EquPr2, whole genome shotgun sequence genome:
- the GJA4 gene encoding gap junction alpha-4 protein produces the protein MGDWGFLEKLLHQVQEHSTVVGKIWLTVLFIFRFLVLSTAGELVWDDEQSDFECNTAQPGCTNVCYDQAFPISHIRYWVLQFLFVSTPTLVYLGHVIYLSHREERLRQKEGELRALSAKDPRVQRALAAVEHQMTKISVAEDGRVRIRGALMGTYVASVLCKSVLEAGFLYGQWRLYGWTMEPVFVCQRPPCPHLVDCFVSRPTEKTVFIIFMLVVGCISLVLNVLELAHLLCRSLSQRMKAREGQDAPPAQGTSSEPYADQVFFYLPMGEGPSSPPCPTYNGLSSDEQIWANLTTEEGLASSGPPLFLDPSPQSGQKSPRRPDSSASKKQYV, from the coding sequence ATGGGCGACTGGGGCTTCCTCGAGAAGCTGCTGCACCAGGTCCAGGAGCACTCGACTGTGGTGGGCAAGATCTGGCTGACGGTGCTTTTCATCTTCCGCTTCCTCGTCCTGAGCACGGCCGGCGAGTTGGTGTGGGACGACGAGCAGTCGGATTTCGAGTGTAACACGGCCCAGCCCGGCTGCACCAATGTCTGCTATGACCAGGCCTTCCCCATCTCCCACATCCGCTACTGGGTGTTGCAGTTCCTTTTCGTCAGCACGCCCACCCTGGTCTACCTGGGCCACGTCATTTACCTGTCTCATCGCGAGGAGCGGCTGCGGCAGAAGGAGGGGGAGCTGCGGGCGCTGTCAGCCAAGGACCCGCGTGTGCAGCGGGCGCTGGCAGCTGTCGAGCATCAGATGACCAAGATCTCAGTGGCGGAGGATGGTCGCGTGAGGATCCGTGGCGCGCTGATGGGCACGTATGTGGCCAGCGTGCTCTGCAAGAGTGTGCTAGAAGCCGGCTTCCTGTATGGCCAGTGGCGTCTCTATGGCTGGACCATGGAGCCCGTGTTTGTGTGTCAGcgcccaccctgcccccacctcgTAGACTGCTTCGTCTCGCGCCCCACAGAGAAGACTGTCTTCATCATCTTCATGCTGGTTGTCGGATGCATCTCCCTGGTGCTCAACGTGCTGGAGCTGGCGCACCTGCTGTGCCGCTCCCTCAGCCAGAGGATGAAGGCCAGGGAGGGCCAGGACGcccccccagcccagggcacctCCTCGGAGCCTTATGCAGACCAGGTCTTCTTCTACCTCCCCATGGGCGAGGGGCCATCGTCCCCCCCATGCCCCACCTACAACGGGCTCTCGTCCGATGAACAGATCTGGGCCAACCTGACTACGGAGGAGGGGCTGGCTTCTTCCGGGCCCCCCCTCTTCCTGGACCCATCCCCGCAGAGTGGCCAGAAATCCCCCAGACGCCCCGACAGCTCTGCTTCCAAGAAGCAGTATGTGTAG
- the GJB3 gene encoding gap junction beta-3 protein, with the protein MDWKTFQALLSGVNKYSTAFGRIWLSVVFVFRVLVYVVAAERVWRDEQKDFDCNTKQPGCTNVCYDHFFPISNIRLWALQLIFVTCPSLLVILHVAYREERERKHRLKHGDQCAKLYDNTGKKHGGLWWTYLFSLIFKLIIEFLFLYLLHTLWYGFGMPRLVQCTNVAPCPNTVDCYIARPTEKKVLTYFMVGASAVCIVLTICEICYLIFHRILRGRSKNRPPGGHSPASSTSQASTCHRHHKLLVEAGELELDPGSDKPCASAPSMTPI; encoded by the coding sequence ATGGACTGGAAGACATTTCAGGCCCTACTGAGTGGTGTGAACAAGTACTCCACGGCATTCGGGCGCATCTGGCTGTCGGTGGTGTTCGTCTTCCGTGTGCTAGTGTACGTGGTGGCCGCGGAGCGCGTGTGGCGGGACGAGCAGAAGGACTTTGACTGCAACACCAAGCAGCCGGGCTGCACCAACGTCTGCTACGACCACTTCTTCCCCATCTCCAACATCCGCCTCTGGGCCCTGCAGCTCATCTTCGTCACATGTCCCTCACTGCTGGTCATCCTGCATGTGGCCTACCGCGAGGAGCGCGAGAGGAAGCACCGCCTGAAACACGGTGACCAGTGCGCCAAGCTGTACGACAATACAGGCAAGAAGCACGGCGGCCTGTGGTGGACCTACCTGTTCAGCCTGATCTTCAAGCTCATCATCGAATTCCTCTTCCTCTACCTGCTGCACACTCTCTGGTACGGCTTCGGCATGCCACGCCTGGTGCAGTGCACCAACGTGGCCCCCTGCCCCAACACTGTGGACTGCTACATCGCCCGGCCCACTGAGAAGAAGGTCCTCACCTACTTCATGGTGGGCGCCTCTGCCgtctgcatcgtgctcaccatcTGCGAGATTTGCTACCTCATCTTCCACAGGATCCTGCGAGGCAGGAGCAAGAACAGGCCCCCAGGGGGCCACAGCCCTGCGTCCTCCACCAGCCAGGCCTCCACCTGCCACCGCCACCACAAGCTGCTGGTGGAGGCTGGGGAGCTGGAACTGGACCCCGGCAGTGACAAGCCGTGTGCTTCAGCACCCAGCATGACCCCCATCTGA